Within Halobacterium jilantaiense, the genomic segment CGCCTCCAGCAGGCTGGACTTCCCGCTGCCGTTCAGCCCGTGGATGACCGTCACGCCTCGGTCGAGGGTGACGTCGGCGTCCTCGTAACACTTGAAGTTCCGCAGCGAGAGTCGCGTGAATTTCACAGGAAGTCCTCCATGGTGGCGGTCTGAGAGTCGTCGTCTCCGGCGTCGGCACCCGCCTCGGTACCGGAGTCAGTCGCACTCGCTTCGTCCTCGTTCCCGTCCTCGTCGCTCCCGGCGTCGAGGCCGCCGTCGTCGCCGTCGAGGACCGCTTCAGCGCGCTGTTTCACGCGCTCCCGGACGTTGCCGCCGGCAATTGTGGCGTCCCGAACCGTCTGGTCGACGTCCAGCGCCGGCTCGCTGAGCCCCATCTCACGGACGCGCTCTCTGACGGCGTCGTCGGGGTCGGCGAACGACACCTCGACGTCGGACTCGCTGTCGACCTCGCGGCGGTCGTTCACCCGCGTGAGGAGCGCGCCGTGGTCGTCGCCGAAGCGCTCGATTTCGGCCGGCGTGACGTTCTCGCCGTCGCCCTCGACGGTCACGACGACGACGGCGTCCGTGAGGTCGTGCTCGCGGAGGCGCTCCTGAACGAACGCCGTGCCGTCCTCCGAGCCCAGGTCGACGTCCACGAACACGAAGTCGCGGGTGTCGATGCCCTTCCGGGAGATGGCGACGTCCTCGTCGAACTCGACGACGTTGTAGCCGCGGGGGTCGCGTTCGCTCGCGCTCGCGCGCTCTGTCGACCCGCAGTAGGTCACCCAGGTGTCGTCGACCTGGGCGGTGTCGGCGGCGTGGTTGTCCCCGAGCAGGACGGCGTCGAAGTCGACGGTCGATTCGCGCAGGACGGCGTCGAGGTCCCAGTCGGCGTGCGGGAACGGCGTGAACAGGCCGTGGGAGACGAGCGCCGCGCGGTCGGCGTCGTGGGCGTCGAACTCGTAGTCGAGGTCGTCGCGCTTCGACTCGGGGACGTAGTCCAGCCCGTAGAACGCCGTGTCCCCGACGCGTCGTGGCGAGTCGCCGAGGCGCTCGGCGAGCCCGAGCGTCTCGAAGAGGTCGAGCCACTGGGCGTCCCGCGTGCCCTCGTGGTTGCCGACGACGGCGAGGAAGGGGATGTCGGCGTCCCGGAGCGGCCGCAGCACCGAGATGGTGTCGAGGATGTCCCGGAGGCCGGGCTGTCGGTCGTGGTAGAGGTCGCCGGCGTGGACGACGGCGTCGACGTCCTCGGCGACGGCGTCCTCGACGACCGCCCGGAAGGCGTCGAGGAAGTCCTGTCTGCGCTCGGGGGCGTGGTACTGGCGGTACCCGAGGTGGGTGTCCCCCGTGTGGATGACGCGAGCCATGTACTGCCAGAGTGTAGCGGTACCCCGGATAAAGCTT encodes:
- the mre11 gene encoding DNA double-strand break repair protein Mre11 codes for the protein MARVIHTGDTHLGYRQYHAPERRQDFLDAFRAVVEDAVAEDVDAVVHAGDLYHDRQPGLRDILDTISVLRPLRDADIPFLAVVGNHEGTRDAQWLDLFETLGLAERLGDSPRRVGDTAFYGLDYVPESKRDDLDYEFDAHDADRAALVSHGLFTPFPHADWDLDAVLRESTVDFDAVLLGDNHAADTAQVDDTWVTYCGSTERASASERDPRGYNVVEFDEDVAISRKGIDTRDFVFVDVDLGSEDGTAFVQERLREHDLTDAVVVVTVEGDGENVTPAEIERFGDDHGALLTRVNDRREVDSESDVEVSFADPDDAVRERVREMGLSEPALDVDQTVRDATIAGGNVRERVKQRAEAVLDGDDGGLDAGSDEDGNEDEASATDSGTEAGADAGDDDSQTATMEDFL